One Globicephala melas chromosome 17, mGloMel1.2, whole genome shotgun sequence DNA window includes the following coding sequences:
- the CA3 gene encoding carbonic anhydrase 3, with protein sequence MAKEWGYADHNGPDHWHELYPIAKGDNQSPIELHTKDIKHDPSLKPWSASYDPGSAKTILNNGKTCRVVFDDTYDRSMLRGGPLTAPYRLRQFHLHWGSSDDHGSEHSVDGVKYAAELHLVHWNSKYNSFGSALKQPDGVAVVGIFLKIGHEKHEFQLLLDALDKIKTKGKEAPFPNFDPSCLFPACRDYWTYHGSFTTPPCEECIVWLLLKEPITVSHEQMAKLRSLYSSAENEPPVPLVRNWRPPQPVKGRVVKASFK encoded by the exons ATGGCCAAGGAGTGGGGCTACGCCGACCACAACG GTCCTGACCACTGGCATGAACTTTACCCGATTGCCAAGGGAGACAACCAGTCGCCCATTGAATTGCACACTAAAGACATCAAGCACgacccttccctgaagccatgGTCAGCATCTTATGACCCCGGCTCTGCCAAGACCATCCTGAACAATGGGAAGACCTGCAGGGTTGTGTTTGATGATACTTATGACAGGTCAA TGCTGAGAGGTGGTCCTCTCACTGCACCCTACCGGCTTCGCCAGTTTCATCTTCACTGGGGCTCCTCGGATGATCACGGCTCTGAGCACAGCGTGGATGGAGTCAAGTACGCAGCGGAG CTTCATTTGGTTCACTGGAATTCAAAGTATAACAGTTTTGGAAGTGCTCTGAAGCAACCTGATGGAGTAGCTGTGGTTGGCATTTTTCTGAAG ataggACATGAGAAACATGAGTTCCAACTGCTACTTGATGCGCTGGACAAAATTAAGACGAag GGCAAGGAGGCGCCCTTCCCGAACTTCGACCCGTCCTGCCTGTTCCCCGCCTGCCGAGACTACTGGACCTACCACGGCTCCTTCACCACGCCGCCCTGCGAGGAGTGCATCGTGTGGCTCCTGCTGAAGGAGCCGATCACCGTGAGCCACGAACAG ATGGCCAAGCTGCGGAGCCTCTACTCCAGCGCGGAAAATGAGCCCCCGGTGCCCCTGGTGAGGAACTGGCGCCCTCCACAGCCTGTCAAAGGCAGGGTAGTGAAGGCCTCCTTCAAATGA